Sequence from the Deltaproteobacteria bacterium genome:
CCTGAGCGATTCCATGGTCACCTCGCGGATATCCACATCGTCAATCAATATTTGACCGGTCGTAACATCGTAAAAACGGGGGATCAAGTTCACCAGGGTAGTCTTGCCGCCGCCGCTCATACCGACAAAGGCAATAACGTCGCCCGCTTTTATTTTTAAATTGATGTTTTTTAATACCGGCGTTTCTTCGTAGCAAAAAGTGACGTCCCTCAGCTCTATCTCCCGGGATATTTTCGGCAAGGCCAAAGCCCCCGGTTTATTCTGAATATCGGGCACATTGTCAATCAGACTGAAGACACGCTCGGCGCCGGCGATGCCTTGCTGAATGGTATTATTGACGTTCGTCAGGCGTTTGATCGGTTCGTAGAGCATGATCAGGGCGGTTAGAAAGGAAAAAAAAGTGCCGGGCGTAGATTTACCATTTATTACCTGGTTCCCGCCGTAGAATATGATAGCCGCGATGCCGATCCCCCCCAGAAACTCCATAAAGGGGCTGGACAGGGCATTGATTGTCACTGATTTTAAAGTCAGGTTAAAGAGCCGTTCGTTGTTTTGGGCGAAACGCTGATTTTCGTAATCTTCCCGGCCAAAGGCCTTGACAATGCGGACGCCGGAAATGGTTTCCTGCAGCATGGTGGTCAACGATCCCATTGTTACCTGGGTACGGGTGGCCACATTTCTCATTTTCTCGCCGAACTTGGCGATCGGGAAAACGGTGAGCGGGAAAACGAGCATCCCGATGATGGCAAGCTGCCAGTCACGGTAGAAAACGACAAAAACCAAGAATATCAATGTGGAAGAATCGCGTAGCAGGCTGGTAACGGCTTCCGAAACGGCGCCTTGAACATACGCAACATCATTGGTAATGCGGGACATGAGCAGGCCTGTCGGGTTTCTGGTAAAAAACGCCAGCGACTGCTTTTGAATCTGCCAGTAAAGCGTATTTCTCAGATCGGCAATAATGCGCTGACCGATAAAGCTCATAAGGATGGTCTGAACATAATTACATATCCCCTTCAAGAGATAAAGCGCGATCACCGCCAGCGGAATCCACCTCAGCATCAAGCCGTTTTTATTGATAAATATCTCATCGAGAGCTGGTTTGACCAAAAAAGCCAACGACGATGTGAGGGCGCCCACCGTCAGCATGCAAAGCATTGCCAGGACGAATTTTATCAGGTGCGGTCGGGCCAGTTTCAGGAGGCGTTGGAATATCTTCATATGGGTTTGTGCATATCATCGGAAGTGAAACAAGTATTCAACAGGTTGGCTACGAGATGAGCCGCCCGCTCGGAAGCACCGGGGGCGCCCAACTGGGCTTTAATCTGGGACAAGGCAATTTTCATCCTGTCTCTGGCGCTTTGGTCGCCAAGCAGCCGGTCTGCCAGTTCGGCCAGACGTTCCGGATTGGCCTCCGTCTGGACCAATTCGGGAACGATTGTTTTGCCGGCGATTATATTTACTAGACCGATATTTTTCACCTTGATAAGCATTCTACCCAGTAAATAGGTCAACCGGGAGACGCGGTAAATGATGATCATCGGTGTTTCCATGAGCCCAGCCTCCAGGGTCGCCGTACCGGAAGCAACGATGGCCAGGTCGGCGGCAGCCAGAATATCATAAATAGCGTTGGAAACAACAGTAATCTTGAGATTATAACGATTAATGATGCTTTCCACAAAATCACGAGACAGAGTGCTGGCTAACGGCAAAATAAATTGCAGTTCTTGTTGCTGCTGCATTATCGTGGCCGCTTGCAGGCATACCGGCAGGAGTTTTGCCACCTCGCCTGGTCTGCTGCCGGGGAGCAAACTGACGGTTTTTACCCCGGCCCGGAGCCCCAGTTTTTCCCTGGCTTCTTCCTGTGAAGAGGGAGGTGGAATCATGTCTAGGAGCGGATGACCGACGTATTCGGCATTCACGCCGGCCGACCTGTAGATAGGCGCCTCAAAAGGTAAAATAACTGCCAACTTGTCAACATTACGTCGAATGGTCGTTATCCTGCCCTTTCGCCAGGCCCATATTTGGGGGCTGATGTAGTAAAATACCTTGATGCCCCTGGCATGGGCTTTGCGCGCCAGGATAAGATTGAAGTCCGGATAATCAACCAGTATTACGGCTACCGGTTTTTTTTCCTGGAAAGAACGTACTAAACTGTTCATCACCTTGAGGATGACAGGCAACTTCAAGAAGACTTCCGTAAGCCCAATAACAGCCATCGCAGCGGAATCAGCGATTAATTCAATCCCTTCCGCACGGAGCTTCTCACCTCCCACCCCGTAATACCGGTACCGGGGTTCAATTCGTTTCAGGGCCCGGACAAGAGCAGCGGCATGCAAGTCGCCCGAAGCCTCTCCGGCTACCACCATAATATTTTGATCTTCAGAAGAAACCGGCAGTTCTTTCAGCGGCAAACACCTCTTTTGGACTTTTGGATAAAGTCCAGAAAATGTCGGACCTCGACAAAATCAGGGACATCGTTCCTAACCTGGGCGATGGCCTGAGAGAGCAACATACTGGAACGAAAAATAATCCGGTAGGAATCCTTCAGCGCCTGCAGTACTTCGGCCGAAAAGCCACGCCGTTTCATGCCGATCAGATTAAGGCCGTACAGCCTGGCATGATTGCCCGAGGCCGTGACATAGGGGGGGACATCCTTATTAACGGCTGAAGCGCCGCCAATCATACTATGGGCGCCAATATGGGTGAACTGATGGACACCTGTTAATCCGCCCACCACGGCATAGTCTTCGATGATAACGTGGCCGGCCAGGTTGGTGCCGTTGGCCAGGACTATGTTGTTAGCCAGGTGGCAGTTGTGGGCAACATGGCAGTAAGCCATGATGAGGTTGTGATCGCCGATCATGGTGACGCCAATATCGTCAACAGTGGCTCTATTAATGGTGACGAATTCCCTGATGTTATTGAAATTGCCAATTACTACCCTGGTAATTTCTCCCTTGAACTTCAGATCCTGGGGAACGCCGCCGATGCAGGAAAATTGCGAAATCTGGCAGTTTTCACCAATCTCGGTACCAGCTTCGATTACCACGTGCGAGGCAATGGCGGTGTTGCTGCCGATCCGCACCTGCCGCCCGATAACGCTGTAGGCGCCAATGGTCGCTCCTTCCCCGATATTTACATCGGGGGATACTATTGCAGTTGGATGAATATTCATGACGGATCTATTATTTTACACTCCTCTTCCAGCTTATTTACCCTCATAGTCAGCAAAGACAGCATATGCCTCATCTCCGGCAATTTTGCCATTGAGGCGACAACGCGCAACCACATTTTATGGGGCAGGTGCGGCGAGCCGGATACGGTCATGCCTGATGGGACATCTTCGTGAATTCCTGATTGTGCGCCGATCATAACCCGATCGCCAATGGCGATGTGTCCCACTAAGCCGGCCTGACCACCAATAATGACACTTTTTCCCAACCTTGTGCTTCCGGAAATGCCGACTTGGGCGACAATGACGGAATCCTCGCCAATGACAACGTTATGGGCGATCTGGACAAGATTGTCAATTTTAACGCCCCTTTTAATCCATGTTTTGCCGAGGGTACCGCGGTCAATAGTGCTGTTGGAACCGATTTCCACATCATCGTCAATCTGAACAATGCCCACCTGCGGGATTTTAAGGTTATCAGCACCCGGATTGGCATAACCAAAACCATCACCGCCGACCACCACGCCGGCATGCAGGATGACGCGCTTACCGATAATACATTTTCTGTAAACGCAAACGTTAGGGTAAAGGATCGAATCCTCGTCTATCGAGACATCACGACCGACAAAGACCCCCGGATAAAGAACCACGCCGCGCAATATTCTGGCGCCCTGGCAAACGGTAGCACCTGGGTAAACAGTGGCCTCCGGCGATATATCAGCGCCCTCCTCCGTGAAAGCCCGGCTGGAAATCCCTGGTGAATGAGA
This genomic interval carries:
- the msbA gene encoding lipid A export permease/ATP-binding protein MsbA — encoded protein: MKIFQRLLKLARPHLIKFVLAMLCMLTVGALTSSLAFLVKPALDEIFINKNGLMLRWIPLAVIALYLLKGICNYVQTILMSFIGQRIIADLRNTLYWQIQKQSLAFFTRNPTGLLMSRITNDVAYVQGAVSEAVTSLLRDSSTLIFLVFVVFYRDWQLAIIGMLVFPLTVFPIAKFGEKMRNVATRTQVTMGSLTTMLQETISGVRIVKAFGREDYENQRFAQNNERLFNLTLKSVTINALSSPFMEFLGGIGIAAIIFYGGNQVINGKSTPGTFFSFLTALIMLYEPIKRLTNVNNTIQQGIAGAERVFSLIDNVPDIQNKPGALALPKISREIELRDVTFCYEETPVLKNINLKIKAGDVIAFVGMSGGGKTTLVNLIPRFYDVTTGQILIDDVDIREVTMESLRNQMAIVTQQTILFNDTVRSNIAYGDINKTEEDIRRAARAANAHEFIINMPQGYETVIGELGTKLSGGEKQRLSIARALLKDAPILILDEATSSLDTEAEMEVQEALDNLMRGRTTLVIAHRLSTIRHANRIVVIEGGEIVEEGTHEELLEVRGEYYKLYNMQFREEDAHRANGKP
- the lpxB gene encoding lipid-A-disaccharide synthase, whose protein sequence is MPLKELPVSSEDQNIMVVAGEASGDLHAAALVRALKRIEPRYRYYGVGGEKLRAEGIELIADSAAMAVIGLTEVFLKLPVILKVMNSLVRSFQEKKPVAVILVDYPDFNLILARKAHARGIKVFYYISPQIWAWRKGRITTIRRNVDKLAVILPFEAPIYRSAGVNAEYVGHPLLDMIPPPSSQEEAREKLGLRAGVKTVSLLPGSRPGEVAKLLPVCLQAATIMQQQQELQFILPLASTLSRDFVESIINRYNLKITVVSNAIYDILAAADLAIVASGTATLEAGLMETPMIIIYRVSRLTYLLGRMLIKVKNIGLVNIIAGKTIVPELVQTEANPERLAELADRLLGDQSARDRMKIALSQIKAQLGAPGASERAAHLVANLLNTCFTSDDMHKPI
- the lpxA gene encoding acyl-ACP--UDP-N-acetylglucosamine O-acyltransferase: MNIHPTAIVSPDVNIGEGATIGAYSVIGRQVRIGSNTAIASHVVIEAGTEIGENCQISQFSCIGGVPQDLKFKGEITRVVIGNFNNIREFVTINRATVDDIGVTMIGDHNLIMAYCHVAHNCHLANNIVLANGTNLAGHVIIEDYAVVGGLTGVHQFTHIGAHSMIGGASAVNKDVPPYVTASGNHARLYGLNLIGMKRRGFSAEVLQALKDSYRIIFRSSMLLSQAIAQVRNDVPDFVEVRHFLDFIQKSKRGVCR
- the lpxD gene encoding UDP-3-O-(3-hydroxymyristoyl)glucosamine N-acyltransferase, which gives rise to MKIKEIARILNGSVVGDGEVVIERVYPIEEAGAGDLTFIANPQYLRQLETTRADAILVRPGTECPGKNLIIVGDPYVALGKLLAIFCPEESHSPGISSRAFTEEGADISPEATVYPGATVCQGARILRGVVLYPGVFVGRDVSIDEDSILYPNVCVYRKCIIGKRVILHAGVVVGGDGFGYANPGADNLKIPQVGIVQIDDDVEIGSNSTIDRGTLGKTWIKRGVKIDNLVQIAHNVVIGEDSVIVAQVGISGSTRLGKSVIIGGQAGLVGHIAIGDRVMIGAQSGIHEDVPSGMTVSGSPHLPHKMWLRVVASMAKLPEMRHMLSLLTMRVNKLEEECKIIDPS